In Haliaeetus albicilla chromosome 12, bHalAlb1.1, whole genome shotgun sequence, a genomic segment contains:
- the CHRNA5 gene encoding neuronal acetylcholine receptor subunit alpha-5 isoform X4 gives MAELGARLRRGRPLLLFTCLFALFLGESGAGPAARARYAEFKFRPSSIFSCDLGFFLLNLESRWSQQRRVSGVSEPSFIAKSEDRLFKHLFEDYQRWVRPVERLNDTIKIKFGLAISQLVDVDEKNQLMTTNVWLKQEWIDVKLRWNPEDYAGITSIRVPSDSIWIPDIVLYDNADGRFEGTSTKTVVKYDGTIAWTPPANYKSSCTIDVTFFPFDLQNCSMKFGSWTYDGSQVDIILEDYDVDKRDFFDNGEWEIVAATGSKGNRTDGCCCYFA, from the exons ATGGCCGAGCTCGGGGCCCGCCtgcgccgcggccgccccctGCTCCTCTTCACCTGCCTCTTCGCGCTCTTTCTCGGCGAGTCCGgagccggccccgccgcccgcgcgCGTTACGCGG AGTTCAAATTTCGACCATCCAGCATTTTCTCGTGtgatttagggttttttttgttgaacTTGGAATCAAGATGGAGTCAGCAGAGAAGAGTTTCAG gtGTATCTGAACCTTCTTTTATTGCTAAAAGTGAAGATCgtttatttaaacatttatttgaagACTATCAAAGATGGGTTCGTCCAGTGGAACGCTTGAATGAcactataaaaataaagtttggcCTTGCAATCTCTCAGCTAGTAGATGTG gatGAGAAGAATCAATTGATGACAACAAATGTCTGGTTGAAACAG GAATGGATAGATGTAAAATTAAGGTGGAATCCTGAAGACTATGCTGGAATAACATCTATTCGTGTCCCTTCAGATTCTATTTGGATTCCAGACATCGTGTTGTATGACAA tgCAGATGGACGTTTTGAGGGAACATCTACAAAAACTGTAGTTAAATATGATGGCACCATTGCTTGGACTCCACCAGCAAACTACAAAAGTTCTTGTACTATTGATGTAACCTTCTTCCCCTTTGACCTCCAAAATTGCTCTATGAAATTTGGTTCCTGGACTTACGATGGCTCACAGGTTGATATAATTCTTGAAGATTATGATGTTGACAAAAGAGACTTTTTTGATAATGGAGAATGGGAAATAGTGGCTGCAACAGGGAGCAAAGGAAATAGGACTGATGGATGCTGCTG CTACTTTGCATGA
- the CHRNA5 gene encoding neuronal acetylcholine receptor subunit alpha-5 isoform X3 → MTTNVWLKQEWIDVKLRWNPEDYAGITSIRVPSDSIWIPDIVLYDNADGRFEGTSTKTVVKYDGTIAWTPPANYKSSCTIDVTFFPFDLQNCSMKFGSWTYDGSQVDIILEDYDVDKRDFFDNGEWEIVAATGSKGNRTDGCCWYPFVTYSFIIRRLPLFYTLFLIIPCIGLSFLTVLVFYLPSNEGEKISLCTSVLVSLTVFLLVIEEIIPSSSKVIPLIGEYLVFTMIFVTLSIVITVFAINIHHRSSSTHNAMAPWVRKIFLHKLPKLLCMRSHVDRYFAQKEETGNMNGSESSRNTLEAALDSIRYITRHVMKENEVREVVEDWKFIAQVLDRMFLWTFLLVSIIGSLVLFIPVIHKWASIIVPMHIGSTNA, encoded by the exons ATGACAACAAATGTCTGGTTGAAACAG GAATGGATAGATGTAAAATTAAGGTGGAATCCTGAAGACTATGCTGGAATAACATCTATTCGTGTCCCTTCAGATTCTATTTGGATTCCAGACATCGTGTTGTATGACAA tgCAGATGGACGTTTTGAGGGAACATCTACAAAAACTGTAGTTAAATATGATGGCACCATTGCTTGGACTCCACCAGCAAACTACAAAAGTTCTTGTACTATTGATGTAACCTTCTTCCCCTTTGACCTCCAAAATTGCTCTATGAAATTTGGTTCCTGGACTTACGATGGCTCACAGGTTGATATAATTCTTGAAGATTATGATGTTGACAAAAGAGACTTTTTTGATAATGGAGAATGGGAAATAGTGGCTGCAACAGGGAGCAAAGGAAATAGGACTGATGGATGCTGCTGGTATCCTTTTGTTACATATTCATTTATAATTAGACGTTTGCCACTTTTTTACACATTGTTTCTCATTATTCCTTGTATTGGGCTTTCGTTTCTAACTGTCCTTGTCTTCTATCTTCCTTCAAATGAAGGTGAAAAAATTTCACTTTGCACTTCAGTACTGGTATCTttgactgtttttcttcttgttattGAAGAGATTATTCCATCATCTTCTAAAGTTATCCCACTTATAGGAGAGTACTTGGTGTTTACTATGATATTTGTGACATTGTCCATTGTGATAACTGTCTTTGCTATCAATATTCATCATCGCTCTTCGTCTACACACAATGCTATGGCACCTTGGGTTCGCAAGATATTTCTTCACAAACTTCCCAAGCTACTTTGCATGAGAAGTCATGTAGATAGATACTTTGCtcagaaggaggaaacaggaaaTATGAATGGATCTGAATCATCCAGGAATACCTTGGAAGCAGCTCTAGATTCTATCCGATATATTACAAGACATGTTATGAAGGAGAATGAAGTTCGTGAG GTTGTTGAAGACTGGAAATTTATTGCTCAGGTGCTTGATCGAATGTTCTTATGGACTTTTCTTCTGGTTTCAATAATTGGATCACTTGTGTTATTTATTCCTGTTATTCATAAATGGGCAAGTATAATAGTACCTATGCATATAGGCAGTACAAATGCATAA
- the CHRNA5 gene encoding neuronal acetylcholine receptor subunit alpha-5 isoform X1, with the protein MAELGARLRRGRPLLLFTCLFALFLGESGAGPAARARYAEFKFRPSSIFSCDLGFFLLNLESRWSQQRRVSGVSEPSFIAKSEDRLFKHLFEDYQRWVRPVERLNDTIKIKFGLAISQLVDVDEKNQLMTTNVWLKQEWIDVKLRWNPEDYAGITSIRVPSDSIWIPDIVLYDNADGRFEGTSTKTVVKYDGTIAWTPPANYKSSCTIDVTFFPFDLQNCSMKFGSWTYDGSQVDIILEDYDVDKRDFFDNGEWEIVAATGSKGNRTDGCCWYPFVTYSFIIRRLPLFYTLFLIIPCIGLSFLTVLVFYLPSNEGEKISLCTSVLVSLTVFLLVIEEIIPSSSKVIPLIGEYLVFTMIFVTLSIVITVFAINIHHRSSSTHNAMAPWVRKIFLHKLPKLLCMRSHVDRYFAQKEETGNMNGSESSRNTLEAALDSIRYITRHVMKENEVREVVEDWKFIAQVLDRMFLWTFLLVSIIGSLVLFIPVIHKWASIIVPMHIGSTNA; encoded by the exons ATGGCCGAGCTCGGGGCCCGCCtgcgccgcggccgccccctGCTCCTCTTCACCTGCCTCTTCGCGCTCTTTCTCGGCGAGTCCGgagccggccccgccgcccgcgcgCGTTACGCGG AGTTCAAATTTCGACCATCCAGCATTTTCTCGTGtgatttagggttttttttgttgaacTTGGAATCAAGATGGAGTCAGCAGAGAAGAGTTTCAG gtGTATCTGAACCTTCTTTTATTGCTAAAAGTGAAGATCgtttatttaaacatttatttgaagACTATCAAAGATGGGTTCGTCCAGTGGAACGCTTGAATGAcactataaaaataaagtttggcCTTGCAATCTCTCAGCTAGTAGATGTG gatGAGAAGAATCAATTGATGACAACAAATGTCTGGTTGAAACAG GAATGGATAGATGTAAAATTAAGGTGGAATCCTGAAGACTATGCTGGAATAACATCTATTCGTGTCCCTTCAGATTCTATTTGGATTCCAGACATCGTGTTGTATGACAA tgCAGATGGACGTTTTGAGGGAACATCTACAAAAACTGTAGTTAAATATGATGGCACCATTGCTTGGACTCCACCAGCAAACTACAAAAGTTCTTGTACTATTGATGTAACCTTCTTCCCCTTTGACCTCCAAAATTGCTCTATGAAATTTGGTTCCTGGACTTACGATGGCTCACAGGTTGATATAATTCTTGAAGATTATGATGTTGACAAAAGAGACTTTTTTGATAATGGAGAATGGGAAATAGTGGCTGCAACAGGGAGCAAAGGAAATAGGACTGATGGATGCTGCTGGTATCCTTTTGTTACATATTCATTTATAATTAGACGTTTGCCACTTTTTTACACATTGTTTCTCATTATTCCTTGTATTGGGCTTTCGTTTCTAACTGTCCTTGTCTTCTATCTTCCTTCAAATGAAGGTGAAAAAATTTCACTTTGCACTTCAGTACTGGTATCTttgactgtttttcttcttgttattGAAGAGATTATTCCATCATCTTCTAAAGTTATCCCACTTATAGGAGAGTACTTGGTGTTTACTATGATATTTGTGACATTGTCCATTGTGATAACTGTCTTTGCTATCAATATTCATCATCGCTCTTCGTCTACACACAATGCTATGGCACCTTGGGTTCGCAAGATATTTCTTCACAAACTTCCCAAGCTACTTTGCATGAGAAGTCATGTAGATAGATACTTTGCtcagaaggaggaaacaggaaaTATGAATGGATCTGAATCATCCAGGAATACCTTGGAAGCAGCTCTAGATTCTATCCGATATATTACAAGACATGTTATGAAGGAGAATGAAGTTCGTGAG GTTGTTGAAGACTGGAAATTTATTGCTCAGGTGCTTGATCGAATGTTCTTATGGACTTTTCTTCTGGTTTCAATAATTGGATCACTTGTGTTATTTATTCCTGTTATTCATAAATGGGCAAGTATAATAGTACCTATGCATATAGGCAGTACAAATGCATAA
- the HYKK gene encoding hydroxylysine kinase isoform X1, protein MAAALTLRDTMSSGNDRQAQTFTKPALSEKEATELVDRVFGLKVSWIRLLPSYDDQNFHVRVSRSKGAAEGADEYVLKITNSEDSQEPDLIEAQTQAMMFLSAEGFPSATPHLTKDGNIMSLESGDTGPENKKYMVRLLTYLPGTPVAKIATNTQIFYEIGKLAASLDKALSEKFHHPSVKSLHRGQFIWNLANVPLLDQYIYALGQNKYREVVEQVIEQFKGKVIPKLSSFRACINHGDLNDHNILVDSTSASLENPQYRVSGILDFSDMSYGYYVFEVAIAIMYMMIESPDPLSVGGHVLAGFESVLPLTEEERGALFLLVSGRFSQSLVIAAHTALLYPENEEYLMITAKTGWKHLMTMFEVGQEAVEKTWFETAEAYASRAPAQ, encoded by the exons ATGGCGGCTGCTTTAACGTTAAG AGACACGATGTCTTCTGGAAATGACCGTCAAGCCCAGACATTTACTAAACCAGCGCTCAGTGAAAAAGAAGCAACTGAATTGGTTGACAGGGTGTTTGGATTAAAAGTGTCTTGGATCAGGCTGCTCCCCAGCTATGATGATCAGAATTTCCACGTGCGTGTCTCAAGAAGCAAAGGTGCAGCTGAAGGTGCTGATGAGTATGTCCTCAAAATCACCAATTCGGAAGACAGCCAGGAGCCTGACCTCATTGAAGCACAGACCCAGGCCATGATGTTTCTCAGCGCTGAAGGCTTTCCTTCAGCTACTCCTCATCTTACAAAAGATGGTAACATAATGTCCCTGGAGTCAGGAG ATACTGGACCTGAGAACAAAAAGTACATGGTCAGACTGCTGACTTACCTGCCAGGGACACCTGTAGCGAAAATTGCTACAAATACTCAGATTTTCTATGAGATTGGTAAGCTAGCTGCCAGTTTGGATAAAGCTCTCTCAGAG aaattccATCATCCATCAGTAAAAAGTCTGCATCGAGGTCAGTTCATTTGGAACCTGGCAAACGTTCCTCTTCTAGATCAGTACATTTATGCCTTGGGCCAGAACAAATATCGTGAAGTTGTGGAACAAGTTATCGAGCAGTTTAAAGGGAAAGTAATACCCAAGCTAAGCAGTTTTCGAGCCT GCATCAATCATGGAGATCTTAATGACCACAATATTCTAGTAGactccacctctgcctccctggAGAATCCTCAGTACAGAGTGTCCGGCATCCTGGATTTTAGCGACATGAGTTATGGGTATTATGTGTTTGAAGTGGCAATAGCTATCATGTACATGATGATTGAGAGCCCAGATCCGCTGAGCGTCGGAGGCCATGTCCTGGCCGGGTTTGAAAGCGTCCTGCCACTCACCGAGGAGGAGCGAGGTGCCCTCTTTCTCCTGGTGAGCGGGAGGTTTTCTCAGTCCCTCGTCATCGCGGCCCACACGGCTCTGCTGTACCCGGAGAACGAGGAGTACCTCATGATCACCGCCAAAACCGGATGGAAGCACTTAATGACCATGTTCGAGGTGGGCCAAGAAGCTGTGGAGAAGACGTGGTTTGAGACGGCCGAAGCCTACGCCAGCCGCGCTCCCGCCCAGTAG
- the HYKK gene encoding hydroxylysine kinase isoform X2 yields the protein MSSGNDRQAQTFTKPALSEKEATELVDRVFGLKVSWIRLLPSYDDQNFHVRVSRSKGAAEGADEYVLKITNSEDSQEPDLIEAQTQAMMFLSAEGFPSATPHLTKDGNIMSLESGDTGPENKKYMVRLLTYLPGTPVAKIATNTQIFYEIGKLAASLDKALSEKFHHPSVKSLHRGQFIWNLANVPLLDQYIYALGQNKYREVVEQVIEQFKGKVIPKLSSFRACINHGDLNDHNILVDSTSASLENPQYRVSGILDFSDMSYGYYVFEVAIAIMYMMIESPDPLSVGGHVLAGFESVLPLTEEERGALFLLVSGRFSQSLVIAAHTALLYPENEEYLMITAKTGWKHLMTMFEVGQEAVEKTWFETAEAYASRAPAQ from the exons ATGTCTTCTGGAAATGACCGTCAAGCCCAGACATTTACTAAACCAGCGCTCAGTGAAAAAGAAGCAACTGAATTGGTTGACAGGGTGTTTGGATTAAAAGTGTCTTGGATCAGGCTGCTCCCCAGCTATGATGATCAGAATTTCCACGTGCGTGTCTCAAGAAGCAAAGGTGCAGCTGAAGGTGCTGATGAGTATGTCCTCAAAATCACCAATTCGGAAGACAGCCAGGAGCCTGACCTCATTGAAGCACAGACCCAGGCCATGATGTTTCTCAGCGCTGAAGGCTTTCCTTCAGCTACTCCTCATCTTACAAAAGATGGTAACATAATGTCCCTGGAGTCAGGAG ATACTGGACCTGAGAACAAAAAGTACATGGTCAGACTGCTGACTTACCTGCCAGGGACACCTGTAGCGAAAATTGCTACAAATACTCAGATTTTCTATGAGATTGGTAAGCTAGCTGCCAGTTTGGATAAAGCTCTCTCAGAG aaattccATCATCCATCAGTAAAAAGTCTGCATCGAGGTCAGTTCATTTGGAACCTGGCAAACGTTCCTCTTCTAGATCAGTACATTTATGCCTTGGGCCAGAACAAATATCGTGAAGTTGTGGAACAAGTTATCGAGCAGTTTAAAGGGAAAGTAATACCCAAGCTAAGCAGTTTTCGAGCCT GCATCAATCATGGAGATCTTAATGACCACAATATTCTAGTAGactccacctctgcctccctggAGAATCCTCAGTACAGAGTGTCCGGCATCCTGGATTTTAGCGACATGAGTTATGGGTATTATGTGTTTGAAGTGGCAATAGCTATCATGTACATGATGATTGAGAGCCCAGATCCGCTGAGCGTCGGAGGCCATGTCCTGGCCGGGTTTGAAAGCGTCCTGCCACTCACCGAGGAGGAGCGAGGTGCCCTCTTTCTCCTGGTGAGCGGGAGGTTTTCTCAGTCCCTCGTCATCGCGGCCCACACGGCTCTGCTGTACCCGGAGAACGAGGAGTACCTCATGATCACCGCCAAAACCGGATGGAAGCACTTAATGACCATGTTCGAGGTGGGCCAAGAAGCTGTGGAGAAGACGTGGTTTGAGACGGCCGAAGCCTACGCCAGCCGCGCTCCCGCCCAGTAG
- the CHRNA5 gene encoding neuronal acetylcholine receptor subunit alpha-5 isoform X2, which translates to MAELGARLRRGRPLLLFTCLFALFLGESGAGPAARARYAGVSEPSFIAKSEDRLFKHLFEDYQRWVRPVERLNDTIKIKFGLAISQLVDVDEKNQLMTTNVWLKQEWIDVKLRWNPEDYAGITSIRVPSDSIWIPDIVLYDNADGRFEGTSTKTVVKYDGTIAWTPPANYKSSCTIDVTFFPFDLQNCSMKFGSWTYDGSQVDIILEDYDVDKRDFFDNGEWEIVAATGSKGNRTDGCCWYPFVTYSFIIRRLPLFYTLFLIIPCIGLSFLTVLVFYLPSNEGEKISLCTSVLVSLTVFLLVIEEIIPSSSKVIPLIGEYLVFTMIFVTLSIVITVFAINIHHRSSSTHNAMAPWVRKIFLHKLPKLLCMRSHVDRYFAQKEETGNMNGSESSRNTLEAALDSIRYITRHVMKENEVREVVEDWKFIAQVLDRMFLWTFLLVSIIGSLVLFIPVIHKWASIIVPMHIGSTNA; encoded by the exons ATGGCCGAGCTCGGGGCCCGCCtgcgccgcggccgccccctGCTCCTCTTCACCTGCCTCTTCGCGCTCTTTCTCGGCGAGTCCGgagccggccccgccgcccgcgcgCGTTACGCGG gtGTATCTGAACCTTCTTTTATTGCTAAAAGTGAAGATCgtttatttaaacatttatttgaagACTATCAAAGATGGGTTCGTCCAGTGGAACGCTTGAATGAcactataaaaataaagtttggcCTTGCAATCTCTCAGCTAGTAGATGTG gatGAGAAGAATCAATTGATGACAACAAATGTCTGGTTGAAACAG GAATGGATAGATGTAAAATTAAGGTGGAATCCTGAAGACTATGCTGGAATAACATCTATTCGTGTCCCTTCAGATTCTATTTGGATTCCAGACATCGTGTTGTATGACAA tgCAGATGGACGTTTTGAGGGAACATCTACAAAAACTGTAGTTAAATATGATGGCACCATTGCTTGGACTCCACCAGCAAACTACAAAAGTTCTTGTACTATTGATGTAACCTTCTTCCCCTTTGACCTCCAAAATTGCTCTATGAAATTTGGTTCCTGGACTTACGATGGCTCACAGGTTGATATAATTCTTGAAGATTATGATGTTGACAAAAGAGACTTTTTTGATAATGGAGAATGGGAAATAGTGGCTGCAACAGGGAGCAAAGGAAATAGGACTGATGGATGCTGCTGGTATCCTTTTGTTACATATTCATTTATAATTAGACGTTTGCCACTTTTTTACACATTGTTTCTCATTATTCCTTGTATTGGGCTTTCGTTTCTAACTGTCCTTGTCTTCTATCTTCCTTCAAATGAAGGTGAAAAAATTTCACTTTGCACTTCAGTACTGGTATCTttgactgtttttcttcttgttattGAAGAGATTATTCCATCATCTTCTAAAGTTATCCCACTTATAGGAGAGTACTTGGTGTTTACTATGATATTTGTGACATTGTCCATTGTGATAACTGTCTTTGCTATCAATATTCATCATCGCTCTTCGTCTACACACAATGCTATGGCACCTTGGGTTCGCAAGATATTTCTTCACAAACTTCCCAAGCTACTTTGCATGAGAAGTCATGTAGATAGATACTTTGCtcagaaggaggaaacaggaaaTATGAATGGATCTGAATCATCCAGGAATACCTTGGAAGCAGCTCTAGATTCTATCCGATATATTACAAGACATGTTATGAAGGAGAATGAAGTTCGTGAG GTTGTTGAAGACTGGAAATTTATTGCTCAGGTGCTTGATCGAATGTTCTTATGGACTTTTCTTCTGGTTTCAATAATTGGATCACTTGTGTTATTTATTCCTGTTATTCATAAATGGGCAAGTATAATAGTACCTATGCATATAGGCAGTACAAATGCATAA
- the PSMA4 gene encoding proteasome subunit alpha type-4, translated as MSRRYDSRTTIFSPEGRLYQVEYAMEAIGHAGTCLGILANDGVLLAAERRNIHKLLDEVFFSEKIYKLNEDMACSVAGITSDANVLTNELRLIAQRYLLQYQEPIPCEQLVTALCDIKQAYTQFGGKRPFGVSLLYIGWDKHYGFQLYQSDPSGNYGGWKATCIGNNSAAAVSMLKQDYKEGEMTLKTALALAIKVLNKTMDVSKLSAEKVEIATLTRENGKTVIRVLKQKEVEQLIKQHEEEEAKAEREKKEKEQKEKDK; from the exons ATG TCTCGAAGATATGACTCCAGAACTACCATATTTTCTCCAGAAG GTCGCTTGTACCAGGTTGAGTATGCAATGGAAGCAATTGGTCATGCAGGTACTTGCTTGGGAATTCTAGCAAATGATGGTGTTTTGCTAGCAGCGGAGAGACGCAACATTCACAAGCTTCTTGATGAAGTGTTTTTCTCCGAGAAAATATACAAACTTAATGA GGATATGGCTTGCAGTGTTGCAGGAATAACTTCAGATGCCAATGTTCTAACAAATGAACTGAGACTGATTGCACAGAG GTATTTGTTACAGTATCAAGAGCCCATTCCTTGTGAACAACTGGTAACAGCACTATGTGATATCAAGCAGGCTTACACGCAGTTTGGAG GAAAACGTCCTTTTGGTGTTTCGTTGCTGTATATTGGCTGGGATAAGCATTATGGATTTCAGCTGTATCAAAGTGATCCTAGTGGAAATTATGGAGGGTGGAAAGCTACATGCATTGGGAACAACAGTGCT GCAGCTGTGTCAATGCTAAAGCAAGACTACAAAGAAGGAGAAATGACCTTAAAGACTGCACTTGCATTAGCCATTAAGGTTCTTAACAAAACCATGGATGTTAGTAAACTCTCTGCAGAGAAAG TTGAAATTGCAACACTGACAAGAGAGAACGGAAAGACAGTGATAAGGGTTCTGAAGCAAAAGGAGGTGGAACAGTTGATAAAACAacatgaggaggaggaagcaaaagCTGAACgtgaaaagaaggagaaagaacaaaaagagaagGATAAATAG